Proteins from a genomic interval of Medicago truncatula cultivar Jemalong A17 chromosome 3, MtrunA17r5.0-ANR, whole genome shotgun sequence:
- the LOC11409774 gene encoding protein LIGHT-DEPENDENT SHORT HYPOCOTYLS 6, whose protein sequence is MDPSSEGAGAPSEQLPSSTTSPPIVVQPEGSSPAPPPAPPSRYESQKRRDWNTFLQYLQNHKPPLTLVRCSGAHVIEFLKYLDQFGKTKVHVSGCPYFGHPNPPAPCACPLKQAWGSLDALIGRLRAAYEENGGRPESNPFGAKAVRIYLREVREGQAKARGIPYEKKKRKRPAVTVAAVSSSGGGNDDGGGGDGGAGDNTVGGSSGATTSTTEFSTATTTTV, encoded by the coding sequence ATGGATCCATCATCTGAGGGAGCAGGAGCCCCCTCAGAACAACTTCCATCGTCAACAACTTCTCCTCCGATTGTCGTACAACCGGAGGGATCTTCACCAGCACCACCACCAGCACCACCAAGCCGTTACGAATCACAAAAACGTCGAGATTGGAACACTTTCTTACAATACCTACAAAACCACAAGCCACCATTGACACTTGTACGATGCAGTGGAGCACACGTGATcgagtttttaaaatatcttgaTCAATTTGGGAAGACTAAAGTTCATGTATCCGGGTGTCCGTATTTTGGACACCCGAATCCACCTGCTCCCTGCGCCTGTCCTTTAAAACAGGCGTGGGGGAGTTTGGACGCGTTGATCGGAAGACTCAGAGCGGCCTACGAAGAAAACGGAGGCCGTCCTGAGTCTAATCCGTTCGGTGCGAAAGCTGTGAGAATTTACTTGAGGGAAGTAAGGGAAGGACAAGCTAAAGCTAGAGGGATTCCttatgagaagaagaagaggaagagaccTGCAGTGACAGTTGCAGCTGTGAGTAGTAGTGGTGGTGGgaatgatgatggtggtggtggtgacggTGGTGCAGGTGATAACACTGTTGGTGGTAGTAGTGGTGCTACAACTTCTACAACTGAATTTAGTACTGCCACCACTACCACAGTatag